In a genomic window of Meleagris gallopavo isolate NT-WF06-2002-E0010 breed Aviagen turkey brand Nicholas breeding stock chromosome 1, Turkey_5.1, whole genome shotgun sequence:
- the TMEM140 gene encoding transmembrane protein 140 isoform X2 has translation MQLGLGYPLVMSQLPTCVGIAPQATRAEVHHSCLPVGTPSRASGPTAGFTMVSREHLGHGTALLCWRYMGHLLCALTILEIVGTLGLMIYALLVEAGNLVNLPNKRIGFYNFCLWNETAEKLQCLEVSHLQAMGISWLGIALARSELGEEACQRGCGIRRQTVLPTLCKSRQVALLQEAYVTVIRDSAATTSN, from the exons ATGCAGCTGGGTCTGGGGTACCCCTTGGTGATGTCACAGCTGCCCACCTGTGTAGGCATTGCTCCTCAGGCAACCAGGGCAGAGGTGCATCATTCCTGCCTTCCTGTGGGGACACCCTCCAGGG CAAGTGGCCCCACAGCGGGCTTCACCATGGTATCAAGAGAGCATCTGGGCCATGGAACggctctgctgtgctggaggtACATGGGGCACCTGCTCTGTGCACTCACCATCCTGGAGATTGTCGGGACCTTGGGACTGATGATCTACGCACTACTGGTGGAAGCAGGGAACCTGGTCAATCTCCCCAACAAACGCATCGGCTTTTACAACTTCTGCCTGTGGAACGAGACGGCTGAGAAGCTGCAGTGCCTGGAAGTCAGCCATCTGCAGGCCATGGGAATCAGCTGGCTAGGAATAGCACTGGCCAGG TCAGAACTAGGGGAAGAAGCTTGCCAAAGAGGGTGTGGCATCAGAAGACAGACTGTCCTACCAACCCTGTGCAAGTCTAGGCAAGTTGCCCTGCTGCAAGAGGCCTACGTGACCGTGATAAGGGACAGTGCGGCTACAACCTCCAACTAA
- the TMEM140 gene encoding transmembrane protein 140 isoform X1, with the protein MQLGLGYPLVMSQLPTCVGIAPQATRAEVHHSCLPVGTPSRASGPTAGFTMVSREHLGHGTALLCWRYMGHLLCALTILEIVGTLGLMIYALLVEAGNLVNLPNKRIGFYNFCLWNETAEKLQCLEVSHLQAMGISWLGIALARVCVYICSVICFFYPLFLANVRCTDKVKGWRVLLIILITKMLLLSGGLGIFLLQTSPWINPSDFTGGFLALVGVLALILLQILTVTMYTIWAKHMNPCQSPFTEEALPIKI; encoded by the exons ATGCAGCTGGGTCTGGGGTACCCCTTGGTGATGTCACAGCTGCCCACCTGTGTAGGCATTGCTCCTCAGGCAACCAGGGCAGAGGTGCATCATTCCTGCCTTCCTGTGGGGACACCCTCCAGGG CAAGTGGCCCCACAGCGGGCTTCACCATGGTATCAAGAGAGCATCTGGGCCATGGAACggctctgctgtgctggaggtACATGGGGCACCTGCTCTGTGCACTCACCATCCTGGAGATTGTCGGGACCTTGGGACTGATGATCTACGCACTACTGGTGGAAGCAGGGAACCTGGTCAATCTCCCCAACAAACGCATCGGCTTTTACAACTTCTGCCTGTGGAACGAGACGGCTGAGAAGCTGCAGTGCCTGGAAGTCAGCCATCTGCAGGCCATGGGAATCAGCTGGCTAGGAATAGCACTGGCCAGGGTTTGTGTCTACATCTGCTCAGTTATCTGTTTCTTCTACCCCCTTTTCCTTGCAAACGTGAGGTGCACAGACAAGGTAAAGGGCTGGAGGGTATTGCTCATCATACTCATCACCAAAATGTTACTTCTATCTGGAGGCTTAGGTATATTTCTCCTCCAAACCTCACCGTGGATTAACCCCTCCGATTTTACTGGGGGCTTTCTGGCACTGGTTGGGGTTCTGGCTCTGATTCTGCTCCAGATTCTCACTGTCACTATGTACACCATCTGGGCCAAGCACATGAACCCATGTCAAAGCCCTTTCACTGAAGAGGCCTTGCccattaaaatctga